In Neisseria brasiliensis, the following proteins share a genomic window:
- a CDS encoding phospholipase A, with amino-acid sequence MMLKHYLWVGAGCVLATPAAWALDTAALQCAAMTDNAMRLACYDKIYAAQLPPAQPVATLDTLETKQPVDLAQTVNASIENKETTIVFDEKANENLLSESALRDAAEAYTPLSIMYDLDVNDARGILTVREHNPMYLMPAWYNSSPNYYPESPSRGVTTAEKFTEQKRLETKMQVSFKSKLMEDVFKTRADLWFGYTQKSDWQLYNQGWKSAPFRNTDYEPEIFLTQPVKLDLPFGGKLRMVGAGFAHQSNGQSRPESRSWNRIYAMAGMEWDKLTVIPRVWVRTDANGDEDDNPDISDYMGYGDLKVQYRLNDKQNIYSVLRYNPKTGHGAVEAAYTFPIKGKLKGVVRGFHGYGESLIDYNHKQNGIGFGLMFNDWDGI; translated from the coding sequence ATGATGTTGAAACATTATTTATGGGTAGGGGCAGGTTGCGTATTGGCCACGCCTGCTGCTTGGGCTTTGGATACGGCAGCCTTGCAATGTGCTGCTATGACCGATAACGCCATGCGTTTGGCTTGTTACGATAAGATTTATGCGGCGCAGTTGCCGCCTGCACAACCGGTGGCAACTTTGGATACCTTAGAAACCAAGCAGCCGGTGGATTTGGCGCAGACGGTCAATGCCAGCATTGAAAATAAAGAAACCACCATTGTTTTCGATGAAAAGGCCAATGAGAATTTGCTTTCCGAATCCGCTTTGCGCGATGCGGCTGAAGCCTATACGCCGTTGAGCATAATGTATGATTTGGATGTCAATGACGCGCGTGGCATTTTGACGGTGCGCGAACATAACCCAATGTATCTGATGCCTGCTTGGTATAATTCTAGTCCGAATTACTATCCGGAATCGCCTTCGCGTGGTGTGACCACGGCAGAAAAGTTTACCGAGCAAAAACGGCTTGAGACCAAAATGCAGGTTTCGTTTAAAAGCAAGTTGATGGAAGACGTGTTTAAAACTCGTGCGGATTTGTGGTTTGGCTACACGCAAAAATCCGATTGGCAGTTGTATAACCAAGGGTGGAAATCGGCGCCGTTTCGTAATACCGATTACGAGCCGGAAATTTTCCTGACCCAGCCAGTGAAGCTTGATTTGCCGTTTGGCGGTAAATTGCGCATGGTTGGTGCCGGTTTTGCCCATCAATCCAATGGTCAAAGCCGACCAGAATCGCGCTCGTGGAACCGTATTTACGCCATGGCCGGTATGGAATGGGATAAATTGACCGTGATTCCACGCGTTTGGGTGCGCACTGATGCCAATGGTGATGAAGACGATAATCCGGATATTTCCGATTACATGGGTTATGGCGATTTGAAAGTGCAATACCGCTTAAACGACAAGCAAAACATCTATTCTGTGTTGCGCTACAATCCGAAAACCGGCCATGGTGCGGTGGAAGCGGCTTACACCTTCCCGATTAAGGGTAAACTCAAAGGTGTGGTACGCGGTTTTCACGGCTATGGCGAGAGTTTAATCGACTATAACCACAAGCAAAACGGCATTGGTTTCGGTCTAATGTTTAATGATTGGGACGGCATTTAA
- a CDS encoding DUF502 domain-containing protein: MAEQPAESGKIAKSLKRYLITGVLVWLPIAVTIWVITYIVTAADQLINLLPAHWQPQHFLGFNIPGLGVIVAIVVLFVTGLFGANVLGKRIISAWDGILGRIPVVKSIYSSVKKVSESLLSDSSRSFKTPVLVPFPQPNIWTLAFVSGHIPDSVKASLPQGEEYVSVYVPTTPNPTGGYYIMVKKSDIRELSMSVDEALKYVISLGMVMPDEHVPEVLVDDAGKPLSEPNQH, from the coding sequence ATGGCAGAACAACCAGCGGAAAGCGGTAAAATTGCTAAATCATTGAAAAGATACCTGATTACGGGTGTTTTGGTGTGGCTGCCGATTGCGGTCACCATTTGGGTGATTACCTACATCGTCACCGCCGCCGACCAATTGATTAATCTCTTGCCGGCGCATTGGCAGCCACAGCATTTCTTAGGCTTCAATATTCCCGGCTTGGGTGTGATTGTGGCGATTGTGGTGTTGTTTGTCACCGGCCTTTTTGGTGCCAACGTTTTGGGCAAACGCATCATTTCCGCTTGGGATGGCATACTCGGCCGCATTCCGGTGGTGAAATCGATTTATTCCAGCGTGAAAAAAGTGTCGGAATCTTTGCTGTCCGACAGCAGCCGTTCGTTTAAAACGCCCGTACTCGTGCCTTTTCCGCAGCCGAATATTTGGACGCTGGCCTTTGTTTCCGGCCATATTCCCGATTCGGTCAAAGCCTCGCTACCGCAAGGGGAAGAATACGTTTCAGTATATGTGCCGACCACGCCCAACCCAACCGGCGGCTATTACATCATGGTGAAAAAAAGCGATATCCGTGAGCTCAGCATGAGCGTGGACGAAGCCCTGAAATATGTGATTTCGCTGGGCATGGTGATGCCTGATGAGCATGTGCCAGAAGTATTGGTAGATGATGCGGGCAAGCCTTTATCGGAACCTAATCAACATTAA
- the aspS gene encoding aspartate--tRNA ligase: MRTNYCGLISEQYLDQTVTVKGWVHRRRDHGGVIFIDLRDREGIVQVVIDPDTKEAFETADSARNEYVLSITGRVRNRPEGTTNDKMVSGKIEILAKEIEVLNAAATPPFQIDDENISENVRLTNRVIDLRRPVMQNNLKLRYKVAMGVRRFLDDQGFIDIETPMLTRSTPEGARDYLVPSRVHPGEFFALPQSPQLFKQLLMVAGFDRYYQITKCFRDEDLRADRQPEFTQIDLETSFLNEDEIMDITEAMAKKVFQDAIGVELGDFPRMPFSEAMFYYGSDKPDLRISLKFTELTDLMKTEEFKVFRGAADMKGGRVVALRVPGGAKLSRKEIDDYTKFVGIYGAKGLAYIKVNDVTNLSNGEDSGLQSPIVKFLSENALKEIIAQTEAQNGDIIFFGADKAKIVNEAIGALRIKVGLEHGKENGYFTDEWKPLWVVDFPMFEYDDEADRYIAVHHPFTAPKEGHEDLMESQPENCLARAYDMVLNGWEIGGGSIRIHRADVQEKVFAALKITPEEQQEKFGFLLDNLKFGAPPHGGLAFGLDRLVTLMTGAESIRDVIAFPKTQRAQCLLTNAPNVVDDKQLRELSLRLRQKATENKEA, translated from the coding sequence ATGCGTACCAACTATTGCGGCTTAATCAGCGAGCAATATTTAGACCAAACCGTAACCGTCAAAGGTTGGGTGCATCGTCGTCGCGACCACGGCGGCGTGATTTTTATCGACTTGCGCGACCGCGAAGGCATCGTTCAAGTCGTGATCGATCCAGATACCAAAGAAGCATTTGAAACTGCCGATTCTGCGCGTAACGAATACGTTTTGAGCATTACCGGTCGCGTGCGCAACCGTCCGGAAGGCACGACCAACGACAAAATGGTATCAGGCAAAATCGAAATCTTGGCCAAAGAAATCGAAGTATTGAATGCTGCTGCCACGCCACCGTTCCAAATCGACGATGAAAATATCAGCGAAAACGTACGCCTGACCAACCGTGTGATTGATTTGCGCCGTCCGGTGATGCAAAACAACCTGAAACTGCGCTACAAAGTCGCTATGGGCGTGCGCCGTTTCTTGGACGACCAAGGCTTTATCGACATCGAAACACCGATGTTGACCCGCTCGACCCCTGAAGGCGCGCGTGACTATTTGGTGCCAAGCCGTGTGCATCCGGGCGAGTTTTTCGCCTTGCCGCAATCACCGCAATTATTCAAACAATTGCTGATGGTGGCCGGTTTCGACCGCTATTACCAAATCACCAAGTGTTTCCGCGATGAAGACTTGCGTGCCGACCGTCAACCTGAATTTACCCAAATCGACTTGGAAACCTCGTTTTTGAACGAGGACGAAATCATGGACATCACCGAAGCGATGGCCAAAAAAGTATTCCAAGACGCCATTGGCGTAGAATTGGGCGATTTCCCACGCATGCCGTTTAGCGAAGCCATGTTCTATTATGGTTCCGACAAACCGGATTTGCGCATCAGCCTGAAATTCACTGAATTGACCGACTTGATGAAAACGGAAGAATTCAAAGTATTCCGTGGCGCAGCCGACATGAAAGGCGGCCGCGTGGTGGCCTTGCGTGTGCCGGGCGGTGCCAAATTGAGCCGTAAAGAAATCGACGATTACACCAAATTTGTCGGCATTTACGGTGCCAAAGGCTTGGCTTACATCAAAGTAAACGATGTGACCAACTTGAGCAACGGCGAAGACAGCGGCTTGCAATCGCCGATTGTGAAATTCCTGTCTGAAAACGCGTTGAAAGAAATCATCGCCCAAACCGAAGCACAAAACGGCGACATCATTTTCTTCGGTGCCGACAAAGCCAAAATCGTGAACGAAGCCATCGGCGCATTGCGCATCAAAGTGGGCTTGGAACACGGTAAAGAAAACGGCTATTTCACCGATGAATGGAAACCGTTGTGGGTGGTTGACTTTCCGATGTTCGAATACGACGACGAAGCAGACCGCTACATCGCCGTGCACCATCCGTTTACCGCACCGAAAGAAGGTCATGAAGACCTGATGGAAAGCCAGCCGGAAAACTGCTTGGCACGCGCTTACGATATGGTGTTGAACGGCTGGGAAATCGGTGGTGGCTCAATCCGTATCCATCGCGCTGATGTACAGGAAAAAGTGTTTGCCGCGCTGAAAATTACGCCGGAAGAGCAGCAAGAAAAATTCGGCTTCCTGCTGGATAACCTGAAATTCGGTGCGCCGCCGCATGGTGGTTTGGCCTTCGGTCTCGACCGCTTGGTAACCTTGATGACCGGTGCCGAATCGATTCGCGACGTGATTGCCTTCCCGAAAACCCAACGTGCGCAATGTCTGCTGACCAACGCGCCAAACGTGGTGGACGACAAGCAGTTGCGCGAATTGAGCCTGCGTTTGCGCCAAAAAGCGACCGAAAACAAAGAAGCTTAA
- a CDS encoding glycosyltransferase family 2 protein, with translation MILAKNEENNIQDCIESCNFAQEVVVIDDFSTDKTVEIAEKCGAKVIQRAMNGDWGGQQTFAIEQAESEWIFFIDADERCTQELGQEIIQTVARGEEFGFWVKRINHFQRKIVKHGPLSPDWVCRLMPRQGSRVEGFVHPKIIHQFADRKLNAPMLHFTYETWEQYLRKMNQYSTLSAEKYKKEGREYHFLIDIVLRPLFAFVKMYILKRGFLDGVLGYILAKNYANYTMNKYVKLKYLNTSAPKNRNF, from the coding sequence TTGATTTTGGCTAAAAATGAAGAAAACAATATCCAAGACTGTATTGAAAGTTGTAATTTTGCTCAAGAAGTTGTCGTAATTGATGATTTTAGTACAGATAAAACAGTTGAAATTGCAGAAAAATGTGGTGCCAAAGTCATACAGAGAGCAATGAATGGTGATTGGGGCGGGCAACAAACGTTTGCAATTGAGCAGGCTGAAAGTGAGTGGATATTTTTTATTGATGCTGATGAGCGCTGTACACAGGAATTAGGTCAAGAAATTATTCAAACAGTGGCAAGAGGAGAAGAATTTGGATTTTGGGTTAAACGAATAAACCATTTCCAGCGTAAAATCGTGAAGCATGGGCCGTTGAGTCCCGATTGGGTTTGCCGTTTGATGCCACGTCAGGGTAGTAGGGTTGAAGGATTTGTTCATCCTAAAATTATTCATCAATTTGCCGATCGAAAACTCAATGCACCGATGTTGCATTTTACTTATGAGACTTGGGAGCAATATTTACGGAAAATGAATCAATATTCAACATTGTCCGCTGAAAAATATAAAAAAGAAGGAAGAGAATACCATTTTTTGATAGATATAGTATTACGCCCATTATTTGCATTTGTGAAGATGTATATCTTGAAACGTGGATTTTTAGATGGGGTGCTTGGTTATATTCTGGCAAAAAATTATGCAAATTATACAATGAATAAGTATGTCAAATTAAAGTATTTGAATACAAGTGCTCCCAAAAATAGAAATTTTTAA
- the lpxH gene encoding UDP-2,3-diacylglucosamine diphosphatase has translation MPIYFIADLHLSESRPELTALFLRFMQEKAPQAQAVYILGDLFDFWVGDDETSPLIDSVQQAIRKVSDGGVACYFQHGNRDFMIGERFARACGMKLLPDYQVVDLFGQQALLCHGDTLCIDDVRYQQFRKKVHQKWRQKLFLMLPLSVRLKIAHKIRHASKQDKQQKSAEIMDVNPEFTAQIVKQYGVPLLIHGHTHRENIHVNEDFTRIVLGDWKADYASVLSVDEQGFRFVRE, from the coding sequence ATGCCGATTTATTTTATTGCTGACTTACATTTGAGCGAATCACGCCCCGAGCTGACGGCGCTGTTTCTGCGTTTTATGCAAGAAAAAGCACCGCAGGCGCAGGCGGTGTATATTTTGGGTGATTTGTTTGACTTTTGGGTCGGCGATGATGAAACGTCGCCCTTGATTGATTCGGTGCAACAAGCCATTCGCAAGGTAAGCGACGGGGGTGTGGCCTGTTATTTTCAACATGGCAACCGTGATTTCATGATTGGTGAACGCTTTGCGCGTGCGTGCGGCATGAAGCTGCTGCCCGATTATCAGGTGGTGGATTTATTCGGCCAGCAAGCTTTGCTGTGTCATGGCGATACTTTGTGTATTGACGATGTGCGCTATCAGCAATTTCGCAAAAAAGTGCATCAAAAATGGCGGCAGAAGCTGTTTCTAATGCTGCCGTTGTCGGTACGCTTGAAAATCGCCCATAAAATCCGCCACGCCAGCAAGCAGGACAAACAGCAAAAATCGGCTGAAATCATGGACGTGAATCCTGAATTTACGGCACAAATCGTCAAGCAATATGGTGTGCCGCTGTTGATTCATGGGCATACGCATCGGGAAAATATCCATGTAAATGAGGATTTTACCCGCATTGTGTTGGGTGATTGGAAAGCCGATTATGCTTCGGTATTAAGCGTGGATGAACAAGGGTTTCGGTTTGTCAGAGAGTAA
- the rpsT gene encoding 30S ribosomal protein S20: MANSAQARKRARQSVKQRAHNASLRTAFRTAIKKVLKAVEAGDKAAAQATYRESVKIIDRIADKGVFHKNKAARHKSRLSAKVKALA; the protein is encoded by the coding sequence ATGGCAAACAGCGCACAAGCCCGTAAACGTGCCCGCCAGTCGGTTAAACAACGCGCCCACAACGCTAGCTTGCGTACTGCATTCCGCACTGCAATCAAAAAAGTGTTGAAAGCTGTTGAAGCTGGTGACAAAGCTGCTGCTCAAGCAACTTACCGCGAATCAGTAAAAATTATTGACCGCATTGCTGATAAAGGCGTGTTCCACAAAAACAAAGCTGCTCGTCACAAGAGCCGTTTGTCTGCTAAAGTAAAAGCCTTGGCTTAA
- a CDS encoding ProQ/FINO family protein encodes MTQETALGAALKTAVQTMSKKKQTDMIADHIYSKYDVFKRFKPLAVGIDQDLVAALPQYDASLIARVLANHCRRPRYLKALARGGKRFDLNNRFKGEVSPEEQAIAQQHPAVQQAMATQAERQAAKAAEQAEAPAAEVAAAETAPTTETQTEA; translated from the coding sequence ATGACACAAGAAACCGCTTTGGGCGCCGCACTCAAAACCGCCGTCCAAACCATGAGCAAAAAGAAACAAACCGACATGATTGCCGATCATATTTACAGCAAATACGACGTATTCAAGCGCTTCAAACCGCTGGCTGTCGGTATCGACCAAGACTTAGTTGCCGCCCTGCCGCAATACGACGCCAGTCTGATTGCCCGCGTATTGGCAAACCACTGCCGCCGCCCGCGTTATCTGAAAGCATTGGCTCGCGGCGGTAAACGCTTTGATTTGAACAACCGTTTTAAAGGCGAAGTGAGCCCGGAAGAACAAGCCATTGCGCAACAACACCCTGCCGTGCAACAAGCCATGGCCACGCAAGCAGAACGCCAAGCAGCCAAAGCTGCTGAACAGGCTGAAGCACCTGCTGCTGAAGTGGCTGCCGCCGAAACTGCACCCACTACTGAAACGCAAACTGAAGCATAA
- a CDS encoding extracellular solute-binding protein — MKKSVLAVLAAFSLAACGGGEKQAEQPQAGSAPAANAEATATDTLNIYNWSNYVDETTVEDFKKQNNLKLTYDLYENNETLEAKMLTGKSGYDLVVPGIAFLPRQIEAGAYQKVNKDLIPNYKNIDPELLKMLETADPGNEYAVPYFSGVNTLAITAKGKELLGGQLPENGWDLLFKPEYTNKLKSCGIALWDTPSEMFPIVLNYLGKDPKGTSTDDINAAAEVLKAVRPDVKRFSPSVIDELARGDVCLAAGNGGDLNLAKARSEEVNNNVGIEVLTPKGMGFWIESWLIPADAKNIDNAHKYINYTLDADIAAKNGIAVTFAPASLPAREKMPKELVETRSIFPTAEDMQNGFVMPQMGSDAKKLTVSLWQKIKVGTN; from the coding sequence ATGAAAAAATCCGTATTAGCCGTATTGGCCGCATTTTCACTGGCCGCGTGCGGCGGTGGCGAGAAACAAGCCGAGCAACCTCAAGCAGGCAGCGCGCCTGCTGCCAATGCTGAAGCAACCGCTACCGATACCTTAAATATCTACAACTGGTCAAACTACGTGGACGAAACCACTGTTGAAGACTTCAAAAAACAAAACAATTTGAAGCTGACCTATGATTTGTATGAAAACAACGAAACTCTCGAAGCCAAAATGCTGACCGGCAAATCAGGCTACGACCTCGTTGTACCGGGTATCGCCTTTTTGCCGCGCCAAATTGAAGCTGGTGCTTATCAAAAAGTCAATAAAGACCTGATTCCAAACTATAAAAACATCGACCCTGAGCTGTTGAAAATGCTGGAAACAGCCGACCCGGGCAACGAATACGCCGTACCTTACTTCTCAGGTGTGAACACTTTGGCCATCACCGCCAAGGGTAAAGAACTGCTGGGCGGCCAATTGCCTGAAAACGGCTGGGACTTATTGTTCAAACCAGAATACACCAACAAACTGAAATCATGCGGCATCGCCTTGTGGGATACGCCGTCTGAAATGTTCCCGATTGTATTGAACTACTTGGGCAAAGACCCTAAAGGCACCAGCACTGACGACATCAATGCCGCAGCCGAAGTATTGAAAGCCGTTCGCCCTGACGTGAAACGCTTCAGCCCTTCAGTGATTGACGAATTGGCACGCGGCGACGTGTGTTTGGCAGCTGGTAACGGTGGCGACTTGAACTTGGCCAAAGCCCGTTCAGAAGAAGTCAACAACAATGTCGGCATCGAAGTCTTGACCCCTAAAGGCATGGGCTTCTGGATTGAATCTTGGTTGATTCCTGCCGATGCGAAAAACATTGACAACGCCCACAAATACATCAACTACACTTTGGATGCCGACATCGCAGCAAAAAACGGCATCGCCGTAACCTTCGCCCCGGCCAGCTTGCCGGCGCGTGAAAAAATGCCGAAAGAGTTGGTGGAAACCCGCTCAATCTTCCCAACTGCGGAAGACATGCAAAACGGTTTCGTGATGCCGCAAATGGGTTCTGACGCGAAGAAACTGACCGTCAGCCTGTGGCAAAAAATTAAAGTGGGTACCAACTAA